A stretch of Bordetella genomosp. 13 DNA encodes these proteins:
- a CDS encoding extracellular solute-binding protein, giving the protein MNAGRNRPYRGLTWDHPRGYRALQAAAELMPLIEWDTHPLEGFESTPIASLCARYDLVVLDHPHLGEALAHDCLQPLDELFPAQDLARIAAASIGRSYDSYTMAGRQWALPLDAATQVMATRPDLLDEPVPRDWEAVRALSARTRKVALSLAGPHAALSFLSIAAALDPSADLRDGDRWHDLAVAIEACAMLTELAASSPASVRACNPIALLAHMTRHDDVALCPLVYGYVNYAHPSLDRPLSFHDAPAAAAGTPGSILGGTGIAISRRCQAGSELRAHLLWLLGESAQTGFIPEHEGQPSHRASWRSPPPGMPSPEFYTQTVRTLEAASIRPRHDGYIAFQDRASALLRDGLASGTPAEELARSLAALYEQSHASHHGNARP; this is encoded by the coding sequence ATGAACGCCGGCAGAAACCGCCCTTATCGAGGCCTCACCTGGGACCATCCGCGCGGCTACCGCGCCCTGCAGGCCGCGGCGGAACTGATGCCGCTGATCGAATGGGACACGCATCCGCTGGAGGGCTTCGAGTCCACGCCCATCGCCAGTCTGTGCGCCCGGTACGATCTGGTCGTGCTCGACCACCCGCACCTGGGCGAGGCCCTGGCCCACGACTGCCTGCAGCCGCTGGACGAACTATTCCCCGCCCAGGACCTGGCCCGCATCGCCGCGGCCAGCATCGGGCGCAGCTACGACAGCTACACCATGGCGGGCCGGCAGTGGGCGCTGCCGCTGGACGCCGCCACGCAGGTAATGGCCACGCGTCCCGATCTGCTGGATGAGCCTGTGCCGCGCGACTGGGAGGCCGTGCGCGCACTGTCCGCTCGCACGCGCAAGGTCGCGCTGTCACTGGCCGGCCCGCATGCCGCACTGTCCTTTCTGTCGATCGCCGCGGCGCTGGACCCATCCGCCGACCTGCGCGACGGCGACCGCTGGCACGACCTGGCCGTCGCCATTGAAGCGTGCGCCATGCTGACCGAGCTGGCTGCCTCCAGCCCCGCGTCCGTGCGGGCATGCAATCCCATCGCCCTGCTGGCCCACATGACCCGGCACGACGACGTGGCGCTGTGCCCGCTGGTGTATGGCTACGTCAACTATGCCCACCCGTCGCTGGACCGGCCGCTGTCTTTCCACGACGCGCCCGCGGCCGCGGCGGGCACGCCCGGCTCCATCCTGGGCGGCACGGGCATCGCCATTTCGCGGCGCTGCCAGGCAGGCTCCGAGTTGCGAGCCCACCTGCTGTGGCTGCTGGGCGAATCGGCGCAGACCGGTTTCATCCCCGAACATGAAGGGCAGCCCAGCCACCGCGCCAGCTGGCGATCGCCGCCCCCCGGCATGCCCAGCCCCGAGTTCTACACGCAGACCGTCCGCACGCTGGAGGCCGCATCCATCCGACCGCGGCACGACGGCTATATCGCCTTCCAGGACCGTGCCTCGGCCCTGCTGCGCGACGGGCTGGCCAGCGGCACGCCAGCCGAAGAACTGGCGCGGTCGCTGGCCGCGCTGTACGAACAAAGCCACGCTTCCCACCACGGCAACGCCCGACCATGA
- a CDS encoding enoyl-CoA hydratase/isomerase family protein gives MTTHINLSIDGRVAVIELNRPEKLNAMTPEMADQLVDAVAACNADGNVRAVVLTGAGPKSFCAGSDIAELDTYETPWAFRNRREYCDCIRALKKPAIAAINGYAFGGGLEMALACDIRIASDNARLGAPEIKLGWIGGGGVTAHLVHAIGQSNAAWMILTGEPIRAEQALAWGLVSEVTAPEALRARALELAGMVAARAPIAAETARANLRAAVSMPLDKAIEYERDLQTICFATEDAMEGRRAFKEKRTPEFKGR, from the coding sequence ATGACGACGCACATCAACCTCAGCATCGACGGCCGAGTGGCCGTCATCGAACTCAACCGCCCCGAGAAGCTGAACGCCATGACGCCCGAGATGGCGGACCAGCTGGTCGATGCCGTGGCGGCGTGCAACGCCGACGGCAACGTGCGCGCGGTCGTGCTCACCGGCGCCGGACCGAAATCCTTCTGCGCCGGATCGGACATCGCCGAGCTGGACACCTACGAGACGCCGTGGGCCTTCCGCAACCGGCGCGAGTACTGCGACTGCATACGTGCGCTGAAGAAGCCGGCCATCGCCGCGATCAACGGCTACGCCTTCGGCGGGGGCCTGGAAATGGCGCTGGCCTGCGACATCCGCATCGCCTCGGACAATGCGCGGCTGGGCGCGCCGGAGATCAAGCTGGGCTGGATCGGCGGCGGCGGCGTGACCGCGCATCTGGTGCACGCCATCGGCCAGTCCAACGCGGCGTGGATGATCCTCACCGGCGAACCCATACGCGCCGAACAGGCGCTGGCGTGGGGCCTGGTCAGTGAAGTGACGGCGCCCGAGGCGCTGCGGGCCCGCGCCCTGGAACTGGCCGGCATGGTGGCCGCGCGCGCGCCCATCGCGGCCGAGACGGCGCGCGCCAACCTGCGCGCCGCGGTCAGCATGCCGCTGGACAAGGCCATCGAATACGAACGCGACCTCCAGACGATCTGCTTCGCCACGGAAGACGCCATGGAGGGCCGGCGCGCGTTCAAGGAAAAACGGACGCCGGAGTTCAAAGGGCGTTAA
- the clsB gene encoding cardiolipin synthase ClsB, translated as MVAAVGSRALAGRAGAALKDAGSIGLKWVEGNSVKLLQNGADFFPALCAAIDRAQTSVHLETYIFILDRTGRRVLQSLQEAARRGVKVRVVLDGFGSNTTALDVQAQIVEAGGQCRIFRPEPRWIGKLAFSRSRLRRLHRKVAVVDGSCAFVGGINIVDDFDDQEPSDEVGAPRFDFAVEVCGPLVPDIVYAQDLLWVRLNWARLRRHPRDWRELRLRKPVHGGAAPAGTHRAALVLRDNVRYRQTFERAYLYGIRYARDEILISNAYFFPGRLFRRALLQAAARGVRVRMLLQGKPEYRMQYYATRALYEQLLAGGIEIYEYMPGYLHAKVAVIDQIASVGSSNLDPFSLLLAREANVAVDDTGFAQELQQRLEHAIETGGRRVVPQEYHRRGWVRRCVDAMSYALLRVGVALTGKSGQY; from the coding sequence ATGGTCGCGGCTGTCGGATCACGCGCCCTTGCTGGCCGAGCTGGAGCTGCCTTGAAGGACGCGGGCAGTATCGGCCTGAAGTGGGTCGAGGGCAACAGCGTGAAGCTGTTGCAGAACGGCGCCGATTTCTTTCCCGCCCTGTGCGCGGCCATCGACCGCGCGCAGACCAGCGTGCACCTGGAAACCTATATCTTCATTCTCGATCGCACCGGTCGCCGCGTGCTGCAAAGCCTGCAGGAGGCGGCGCGGCGCGGCGTGAAGGTGCGCGTGGTGCTCGATGGCTTCGGCAGCAACACCACTGCGCTGGACGTGCAGGCGCAGATCGTGGAGGCCGGCGGGCAATGCCGCATCTTCCGTCCCGAGCCGCGCTGGATCGGCAAGCTGGCCTTCTCGCGCAGTCGCCTGCGGCGCCTGCATCGCAAGGTGGCGGTGGTGGACGGCAGCTGCGCCTTCGTCGGCGGCATCAACATCGTCGACGACTTCGACGACCAGGAGCCCAGCGACGAAGTGGGCGCGCCGCGCTTCGACTTCGCCGTGGAAGTATGCGGCCCGCTGGTGCCGGACATCGTCTATGCCCAGGATCTGTTGTGGGTGCGGCTGAACTGGGCGCGCCTTCGACGCCATCCGCGCGATTGGCGCGAACTGCGCCTGCGCAAGCCCGTGCACGGCGGCGCCGCGCCGGCGGGCACGCACCGCGCCGCGCTGGTGCTGCGCGACAACGTGCGCTATCGCCAGACCTTCGAACGCGCCTATCTGTACGGCATCCGCTATGCGCGTGACGAAATCCTGATCTCCAACGCGTATTTCTTTCCCGGCCGGCTGTTCCGCCGCGCGCTGCTCCAGGCCGCCGCGCGCGGTGTGCGGGTGCGCATGCTGCTGCAGGGCAAGCCCGAGTACCGCATGCAGTACTACGCCACGCGCGCCCTGTACGAGCAGCTGCTGGCCGGCGGCATCGAGATCTACGAATACATGCCGGGCTACCTGCATGCCAAAGTGGCGGTGATCGACCAGATCGCCAGCGTGGGATCGTCCAACCTCGACCCCTTCAGCCTGCTGCTGGCGCGCGAAGCGAACGTGGCGGTGGACGATACCGGGTTTGCCCAGGAACTGCAGCAGCGCCTGGAACACGCCATCGAGACCGGTGGCAGGCGCGTGGTGCCGCAGGAGTACCACCGGCGCGGCTGGGTGCGGCGCTGCGTGGATGCGATGTCTTATGCGCTGCTGCGGGTGGGCGTGGCGCTGACGGGGAAGTCGGGGCAGTACTGA
- a CDS encoding endonuclease/exonuclease/phosphatase family protein — translation MSLLRVVSYNIHKGRSALGVRESLNELRLGLYGLRPDLVFLQEVQGRNESASVVDQQHQSLAAALHMDVAYGRNAIRHRSDHGNALLSRFPILDFENQDISDHRLEQRGLLHARIEVAGQEVHCFVVHLGLFAASRSRQVLALTQRIAAQVPDGAPLVIAGDFNDWGDKLAPLFVQQLGLYEVFSHAPRSHGGELPKLRESVRRLGSALRGTPRHLAMLERTNQLGMGGAYCPVPPPRTFPAMFPWFRLDRIYQRGFAVRSARVLHGREWSRLSDHAPLLAELELP, via the coding sequence ATGTCTTTGTTGCGCGTCGTCAGCTACAACATCCACAAGGGCCGCTCGGCCCTGGGAGTGCGCGAGTCGCTCAATGAACTGCGTCTCGGCCTGTACGGCCTGCGGCCCGACCTGGTGTTCCTGCAAGAGGTGCAGGGGCGCAACGAGTCCGCCTCGGTGGTGGACCAGCAGCACCAGTCCCTGGCCGCCGCGCTGCACATGGATGTGGCCTACGGCCGCAACGCCATCCGACATCGCTCCGATCACGGCAACGCGCTGCTGTCGCGTTTTCCCATCCTCGACTTCGAGAACCAGGACATCTCCGACCATCGGCTGGAGCAGCGCGGGCTGCTGCATGCGCGCATCGAGGTCGCCGGACAAGAGGTGCATTGCTTCGTAGTGCACCTCGGCCTGTTCGCCGCCAGCCGCAGCCGCCAGGTGCTGGCGTTGACCCAGCGCATCGCGGCCCAGGTGCCCGACGGCGCGCCGCTGGTCATCGCCGGCGACTTCAATGACTGGGGCGACAAGCTGGCGCCGTTGTTCGTGCAGCAACTGGGCCTGTACGAGGTGTTCTCGCACGCGCCGCGCTCGCACGGCGGCGAACTGCCAAAGCTGCGCGAGTCGGTGCGCCGGCTGGGCAGCGCGCTGCGCGGCACGCCCCGCCACCTGGCCATGCTTGAGCGCACCAATCAGCTGGGCATGGGCGGCGCGTATTGTCCCGTGCCGCCGCCGCGGACCTTCCCGGCGATGTTCCCGTGGTTCCGGCTGGATCGCATCTACCAGCGCGGCTTCGCCGTGCGCAGCGCGCGTGTGTTGCATGGCCGCGAATGGTCGCGGCTGTCGGATCACGCGCCCTTGCTGGCCGAGCTGGAGCTGCCTTGA
- the aspS gene encoding aspartate--tRNA ligase, translating into MRTCYTGQVCRDHLGQTVTLNGWVNRRRDHGGVIFIDMRDRAGLAQIVFDPDNAEAFATAERLRNEFCIRITGLVRERPEGTANADLASGEVEVLCKEVEILNASVTPPFQLDDDNLSETTRLTHRVLDLRRPQMQRNLMLRYRVAIEVRKFLDELGFVDIETPMLTKSTPEGARDYLVPSRVNPGQFFALPQSPQLFKQMLMVSGFDRYYQITKCFRDEDLRADRQPEFTQIDCETSFLNEFEIREIFEGMIRHVFKVVQNVELPAPFPQMTWTEAMQRYGSDKPDLRVNLEFTDVTDVMGDVEFKVFASAATTAGSRVVALRVPGGAAMPRSEIDAYTQFVGIYGAKGLAYIKVNETAKGREGLQSPIVKNIHDAALKELLDRTGARDGDILFFGADRAKVVNDAIGALRVKIGHSEFGKKSGLFTAEWKPLWVIDFPMFEYDEEEGRYTAAHHPFTSPKDGHEDFLQTDPGQAYAKAYDMVLNGWEIGGGSVRIHREEVQSKVFRALKIGAEEAREKFGFLLDALQYGAPPHGGIAFGLDRIVTMMAGAESIRDVIAFPKTQRAQDLLTQAPSPVDEKQLRELHIRLRSVETK; encoded by the coding sequence ATGCGTACCTGCTATACCGGCCAGGTTTGTCGTGACCATCTCGGCCAGACCGTCACCCTGAACGGTTGGGTGAACCGCCGCCGCGACCACGGCGGGGTCATCTTCATCGACATGCGCGACCGCGCGGGCCTGGCCCAGATCGTGTTCGATCCGGACAATGCCGAGGCCTTCGCCACCGCCGAACGCCTGCGCAACGAGTTCTGCATCCGCATCACCGGCCTGGTGCGCGAGCGCCCCGAAGGCACGGCCAACGCCGATCTCGCCTCCGGCGAAGTCGAAGTGCTGTGCAAGGAAGTCGAGATCCTGAACGCGTCGGTCACGCCGCCGTTCCAGCTCGATGACGACAACCTGTCCGAGACCACCCGCCTGACGCACCGTGTGCTGGACCTGCGCCGTCCGCAGATGCAGCGCAACCTGATGCTGCGCTATCGCGTGGCGATCGAGGTGCGCAAGTTCCTGGACGAACTGGGCTTCGTCGACATCGAGACCCCGATGCTGACCAAGAGCACGCCCGAAGGCGCACGCGACTACCTGGTGCCTTCGCGCGTCAACCCCGGCCAGTTCTTCGCGCTGCCGCAATCGCCGCAGCTGTTCAAGCAGATGCTGATGGTGTCGGGCTTCGACCGCTACTACCAGATCACCAAGTGCTTCCGCGACGAAGACCTGCGCGCCGATCGCCAGCCCGAGTTCACGCAGATCGACTGCGAGACCTCGTTCCTGAACGAGTTCGAGATCCGCGAGATCTTCGAGGGCATGATCCGCCACGTCTTCAAGGTGGTGCAGAACGTCGAGCTGCCCGCGCCGTTCCCGCAGATGACGTGGACTGAAGCCATGCAGCGCTACGGCTCCGACAAGCCCGACCTGCGCGTCAACCTCGAGTTCACCGACGTCACCGACGTGATGGGCGACGTGGAATTCAAGGTGTTCGCCTCGGCGGCCACCACCGCGGGCAGCCGCGTCGTGGCGCTGCGCGTGCCGGGCGGCGCCGCCATGCCCCGCAGCGAGATCGACGCCTACACGCAGTTCGTGGGCATCTACGGCGCCAAGGGCCTGGCCTACATCAAGGTCAACGAAACGGCCAAGGGCCGCGAAGGCTTGCAGTCGCCCATCGTCAAGAACATCCATGACGCTGCTCTGAAGGAATTGCTTGATCGGACCGGTGCACGGGACGGCGACATCCTCTTCTTCGGCGCCGACCGCGCCAAGGTCGTGAACGATGCCATCGGCGCGCTGCGCGTGAAGATCGGTCACAGCGAGTTCGGCAAGAAGAGCGGCCTGTTCACCGCCGAATGGAAGCCGCTGTGGGTCATCGACTTCCCGATGTTCGAGTACGACGAGGAAGAAGGTCGCTACACGGCCGCCCACCATCCGTTCACCAGCCCCAAGGACGGCCACGAGGACTTCCTGCAGACCGATCCGGGCCAGGCCTACGCCAAGGCCTACGACATGGTGCTCAACGGCTGGGAAATCGGCGGCGGCTCGGTGCGTATCCATCGCGAGGAAGTGCAGAGCAAGGTGTTCCGCGCGCTGAAGATCGGCGCCGAGGAAGCCCGCGAGAAGTTCGGCTTCCTGCTGGACGCGCTGCAGTACGGCGCGCCTCCGCACGGCGGCATCGCCTTCGGCCTGGACCGCATCGTCACGATGATGGCCGGCGCAGAGTCGATCCGCGACGTGATCGCATTCCCCAAGACCCAACGGGCACAGGACCTGCTGACCCAGGCTCCCTCGCCGGTCGACGAGAAGCAGCTGCGCGAACTGCACATCCGTCTGCGCAGCGTCGAAACGAAGTAA
- a CDS encoding DUF502 domain-containing protein has translation MFKKYFITGLLVWVPLAITIWVLSLLVTTLEGFVPGFLTSQSLFGVNIPGFGFVLVILVVLLTGMLAANLLGRSLLEQWERLLGRIPLVRSIYNSVKQVSDTVLAPNGRAFRQAVLIQYPRAGSWTIAFLTGSPSGEVAANLPGEHLSVYVPTTPNPTSGFFLMMPRDQVIELQMSVDAALKYIVSMGVVAPPPHSGVPPESVPPVPEAPVAPRAES, from the coding sequence ATGTTCAAGAAGTACTTCATCACCGGCTTGCTGGTGTGGGTGCCCCTGGCCATCACCATCTGGGTGTTGAGCCTGCTGGTCACCACGCTGGAAGGCTTCGTGCCCGGATTCCTTACGTCGCAGTCGCTGTTCGGCGTGAACATCCCGGGCTTCGGCTTCGTACTGGTGATCCTGGTCGTGCTGCTGACCGGCATGCTGGCGGCCAATCTGCTGGGCCGCAGCCTGCTCGAGCAATGGGAACGCCTGCTGGGCCGCATCCCGCTGGTGCGTTCCATCTACAACTCGGTCAAGCAGGTCAGCGACACCGTGCTGGCCCCCAACGGCCGCGCGTTCCGCCAGGCCGTGCTCATCCAGTATCCGCGCGCGGGCTCGTGGACCATCGCCTTCCTCACGGGTTCGCCCAGCGGCGAGGTCGCGGCCAACCTGCCGGGCGAGCACCTCAGCGTCTACGTGCCGACCACGCCCAATCCCACTTCGGGCTTCTTCCTGATGATGCCGCGCGACCAGGTGATCGAGCTGCAGATGTCGGTCGACGCCGCGCTGAAATATATCGTGTCCATGGGCGTGGTCGCGCCGCCGCCGCACTCCGGCGTCCCGCCCGAGTCCGTACCTCCGGTGCCGGAGGCGCCCGTCGCGCCCCGCGCCGAATCCTGA
- a CDS encoding FmdB family zinc ribbon protein, with translation MPIYAYKCTECGHAEDVLQKISDTPLTVCPACGKAAYAKQVTAAGFQLKGSGWYVTDFRGNGSQPAAAKPASSEGSSAASATPAAAPATPAASPPASSPSTP, from the coding sequence ATGCCCATCTACGCTTACAAGTGCACCGAGTGCGGCCATGCCGAAGACGTGCTGCAAAAAATCTCCGACACTCCCCTGACCGTTTGCCCGGCATGCGGCAAGGCCGCCTATGCCAAGCAAGTCACTGCCGCCGGCTTCCAGCTCAAGGGCTCGGGCTGGTACGTGACCGACTTCCGCGGCAACGGCTCGCAGCCCGCCGCCGCCAAGCCGGCCTCGTCCGAGGGCTCGTCCGCCGCGTCGGCCACGCCCGCCGCCGCGCCCGCGACGCCCGCGGCCTCGCCGCCGGCCTCGTCGCCGTCCACGCCCTGA
- a CDS encoding putative Na+/H+ antiporter, translated as MPQPLEIVATVLFAIAVLHTFSVSWFARMAHRNGPHAGVWHLLSEVEAVFGFWAFVLLVCMAAVGGTQSAIAYMDTRNFTEPLFVFAIMVVAASRPVIELVSLVLRAAARVLPMRRELATFFVVMALVPLGGSFITEPAAMTLAALLLRDYFFRAPGHTGFKYLALGALFVNVSIGGVLTAYAAPPVLMVASTFGWDTAHMATQFGWRAAVAVIVNAAVLTFVCRRSLSEASAAIRAGVGTAQDDSAGSVRQPVPPLVMLVHVLFLAGVVLSAHHPAVFLGLLMLFIGFTEAYKSCQDRLLIKEGLMVGFFLAGLVVLGGLQKWWLQDLLGGLPPLVLFWGATALTAVTDNAALTYLGSLVEGTSETWRYMLVAGAVTGGGLTVIANAPNPAGFAILKSHFPDGSISAGRLFACALAPTLVAAAMFLL; from the coding sequence ATGCCCCAGCCCCTCGAGATCGTGGCGACAGTGCTGTTCGCCATCGCCGTCCTGCACACTTTTTCCGTTTCCTGGTTCGCCCGCATGGCGCACCGCAATGGCCCGCATGCGGGCGTCTGGCACCTGCTGTCCGAGGTCGAGGCCGTGTTCGGCTTCTGGGCCTTCGTACTGCTGGTATGCATGGCCGCGGTGGGCGGCACGCAAAGCGCCATCGCGTACATGGACACGCGCAACTTCACCGAGCCGCTGTTCGTGTTCGCCATCATGGTGGTCGCCGCCAGCCGCCCGGTCATCGAACTGGTCAGTCTGGTGCTGCGCGCGGCGGCCCGCGTGCTGCCGATGCGGCGCGAACTGGCCACGTTCTTCGTGGTGATGGCGCTGGTGCCGCTGGGCGGCTCTTTCATCACCGAGCCGGCAGCGATGACGCTGGCCGCGCTGCTGCTGCGCGACTACTTCTTCCGCGCGCCCGGCCACACCGGGTTCAAGTACCTTGCGCTGGGCGCCCTGTTCGTCAATGTGTCCATCGGCGGCGTGCTGACCGCCTACGCCGCGCCGCCCGTGTTGATGGTGGCCAGCACCTTCGGCTGGGATACCGCGCACATGGCCACACAGTTCGGATGGCGCGCGGCGGTGGCGGTGATCGTCAATGCGGCGGTGCTCACGTTCGTCTGCAGGCGGTCCCTGTCGGAGGCCTCCGCCGCGATCCGGGCCGGTGTCGGGACAGCGCAGGACGATAGCGCCGGATCCGTGCGCCAGCCCGTGCCGCCGCTGGTGATGCTGGTGCACGTGCTCTTCCTGGCCGGCGTGGTGCTCTCCGCTCACCATCCGGCTGTGTTCCTTGGGCTGTTGATGCTGTTCATCGGCTTCACCGAAGCCTACAAGTCCTGCCAGGACCGCCTGCTGATCAAGGAAGGTCTGATGGTCGGTTTCTTCCTGGCCGGCCTGGTGGTGCTGGGCGGGCTGCAGAAATGGTGGCTGCAGGACCTGCTGGGAGGCCTGCCGCCGCTGGTGCTGTTCTGGGGCGCGACGGCGCTGACCGCCGTCACCGACAACGCCGCGCTGACTTACCTGGGCTCGCTGGTGGAAGGCACCAGCGAGACCTGGCGCTACATGCTGGTGGCGGGCGCGGTCACGGGCGGGGGGCTGACGGTGATCGCCAATGCGCCGAATCCCGCGGGCTTCGCCATACTCAAAAGCCATTTTCCGGACGGCAGCATCTCGGCCGGACGGCTGTTCGCCTGCGCCCTGGCCCCCACGCTGGTGGCCGCGGCGATGTTCCTGCTGTAA
- a CDS encoding type II toxin-antitoxin system HicA family toxin — protein MSSRELIKTLEHNGRILRGVKGSHHVYSHPSKPGHISVPHPKKDLGVGLVNRLLKQADLK, from the coding sequence ATGAGCAGTCGAGAACTCATCAAGACGCTCGAGCACAACGGCCGGATATTGCGCGGGGTCAAAGGATCACATCACGTGTATTCGCACCCGAGCAAACCCGGTCATATCAGCGTGCCCCATCCTAAAAAGGACCTGGGCGTCGGATTGGTCAATCGATTGCTGAAACAAGCAGACCTGAAGTAG
- a CDS encoding type II toxin-antitoxin system HicB family antitoxin — MKYPIAIEPGNHTQAWGVVVPDLPGCFSAADDGIDQAIEQAKEAISLWIETALDDGAVIPPPSRITDLQAAHPEFAGWVWAIVEIDPAVMDDTIERVNITLPRRILARIDARARAAGETRSGYIAHMALSR, encoded by the coding sequence ATGAAATATCCCATCGCCATCGAACCCGGTAACCACACACAGGCTTGGGGCGTCGTCGTACCCGACCTTCCGGGATGTTTCTCGGCCGCCGATGACGGCATCGATCAAGCTATCGAGCAAGCCAAGGAAGCTATCAGCCTATGGATCGAGACGGCACTGGATGACGGAGCTGTCATTCCTCCACCCAGCCGTATCACGGACCTGCAAGCTGCCCATCCCGAGTTCGCTGGCTGGGTCTGGGCCATCGTCGAAATAGACCCTGCCGTGATGGACGACACCATAGAGCGGGTCAACATCACATTGCCTCGCCGTATTCTTGCGCGCATCGACGCACGCGCACGCGCAGCGGGTGAAACACGCTCAGGCTACATCGCGCATATGGCTCTGAGCCGCTGA
- a CDS encoding GMC family oxidoreductase, whose protein sequence is MTAEQAPPAPLYDYVIVGAGTSGCLLANRLSADPAVRVLLLEAGGRDDWHWIHIPVGYLYCIGNPRTDWCYRTQPDPGIAGRSLGYPRGRVLGGSSSINGMIYMRGQRADYDGWAAQGNPGWSWDDVLPLFKASEDHHGGANEFHGVGGQWRVERQRLTWPLLDAFREAAAQAGVPSIRDFNRGDNEGCDYFEVNQRRGVRWNAAKAFLRPVKARPNLHVLTGAHVSRVLFDGRRAVGVRYRMDDGSEHDARAGREVVLASGAIGSAQLLQVSGVGPAALLQARGVPVVHDLPGVGANLQDHLQLRLVYRVRRARTLNMMAATWWGKAAMGLHYAFARRGPLSMAPSQLGAFARSSPDQSRANVQYHVQPLSLDKFGEPLHSFPAFTASVCNLRPTSRGHVRIATPDPCDPPEILCNYLSTDEDRKVAADSIRLTRRIVAQPALARFEPEEWRPGTQLQSDAELAQAAGEIGTTIFHPVGTCKMGNDAQAVVDAQLRVHGVQGLRVIDASIMPTITSGNTNSPTLMIAEKGARMMLGSEKG, encoded by the coding sequence ATGACCGCAGAACAGGCGCCGCCCGCGCCCCTCTATGACTACGTGATCGTCGGCGCCGGCACGTCCGGCTGCCTGCTGGCCAACCGTCTGTCGGCCGATCCCGCGGTGCGGGTGCTGCTGCTAGAAGCGGGCGGCCGCGACGACTGGCACTGGATCCACATCCCGGTCGGCTACCTGTACTGCATCGGCAATCCGCGCACCGACTGGTGCTACCGCACCCAGCCCGATCCGGGCATCGCGGGGCGCAGCCTGGGCTATCCGCGCGGCCGGGTGCTGGGCGGCAGCTCGTCGATCAACGGCATGATCTACATGCGCGGCCAGCGCGCCGACTACGATGGCTGGGCAGCTCAGGGCAATCCCGGCTGGAGCTGGGACGACGTGCTGCCCCTCTTCAAGGCCAGCGAAGACCATCATGGCGGCGCCAACGAGTTCCATGGCGTCGGAGGCCAATGGCGGGTCGAACGCCAGCGCCTGACCTGGCCACTGCTGGACGCCTTTCGCGAGGCGGCGGCGCAGGCCGGCGTGCCGTCCATCCGCGACTTCAATCGCGGCGACAACGAGGGCTGCGACTATTTCGAGGTGAATCAAAGGCGCGGCGTGCGGTGGAACGCGGCCAAGGCGTTCCTGCGTCCGGTGAAGGCGAGGCCGAATCTGCACGTGTTGACCGGTGCGCACGTGTCGCGCGTGCTGTTCGACGGCCGGCGCGCCGTGGGCGTGCGCTATCGCATGGACGATGGATCCGAGCACGACGCGCGAGCCGGACGCGAAGTGGTGCTGGCGTCCGGCGCCATCGGCTCCGCGCAACTGCTGCAGGTATCGGGAGTGGGCCCCGCCGCGTTGCTCCAGGCGCGCGGCGTGCCGGTGGTGCACGACCTGCCCGGCGTGGGCGCCAACCTGCAGGACCACCTGCAGCTGCGCCTGGTCTATCGCGTGCGGCGTGCCCGCACGTTGAACATGATGGCCGCCACCTGGTGGGGCAAGGCGGCCATGGGCCTGCACTACGCCTTCGCGCGCCGCGGTCCGCTCAGCATGGCGCCATCGCAGTTGGGCGCCTTCGCCCGCAGCAGCCCCGACCAGTCGCGCGCCAACGTGCAGTATCACGTGCAGCCGCTGTCGCTGGACAAGTTCGGCGAACCGCTGCATTCCTTCCCGGCCTTCACGGCGTCAGTGTGCAACCTGCGGCCCACCAGCCGCGGTCACGTGCGCATCGCCACGCCCGACCCGTGCGACCCGCCCGAGATACTGTGCAATTACCTGTCCACGGACGAAGACCGCAAGGTGGCCGCCGACAGCATCCGGCTGACCCGGCGCATCGTCGCGCAGCCCGCGCTGGCGCGTTTCGAGCCCGAGGAATGGCGGCCGGGCACGCAGCTGCAAAGCGATGCCGAACTGGCGCAGGCCGCCGGCGAGATCGGCACGACCATCTTCCATCCAGTGGGCACGTGCAAGATGGGCAACGATGCGCAGGCGGTGGTGGATGCGCAGCTGCGCGTGCATGGGGTGCAGGGCCTGCGAGTGATCGATGCGTCCATCATGCCCACCATCACGTCGGGCAACACCAACTCGCCGACGCTGATGATCGCGGAGAAGGGGGCGCGGATGATGCTGGGGTCAGAGAAAGGTTAG